The Moraxella osloensis genome contains a region encoding:
- a CDS encoding DUF4124 domain-containing protein — protein MILTKYSTDNNSSLRYSFALMALMLLLSQLSHAQVYKTTTSEGQVVYTDNINTAYQYNKNSKNISVLDKLSTQSQVSSTTNQSTTTSNNLNNQVNNAASTAADSRLPDSLGDSLTGRLSTQSISASQQGDYVIKIVSPEAGQTLRRGSQPIEINVALTTSLKTGDRIVYQLNNQTLATIKDTSYTIATTTLDPNPYTITARVENVLGEVIAQDTRTINLISNNVLYQKKRKAIAEAQKKQANQPWYKKIL, from the coding sequence ATGATTTTGACAAAATATAGTACCGATAATAATAGTAGTTTGCGCTATAGCTTTGCACTCATGGCTTTAATGTTATTGCTGTCACAGTTAAGTCATGCTCAAGTATATAAGACGACAACCTCAGAGGGGCAAGTGGTATATACCGATAATATCAATACCGCTTATCAATACAATAAAAACAGCAAGAATATCAGCGTATTAGATAAATTATCCACCCAATCACAAGTATCATCGACGACCAATCAATCAACAACGACATCTAATAACTTGAACAATCAAGTTAATAACGCAGCGAGTACGGCTGCTGACAGTCGCCTGCCTGATAGCTTAGGTGATAGCTTAACTGGTCGCTTATCGACCCAATCCATCTCAGCAAGCCAGCAAGGGGATTATGTCATAAAAATTGTATCGCCTGAAGCCGGGCAAACGCTGCGACGGGGTAGTCAACCAATTGAGATTAATGTTGCCTTGACAACGAGTTTAAAAACAGGGGATAGAATCGTCTATCAACTCAATAACCAAACCTTAGCAACCATAAAAGACACTAGCTATACTATCGCAACTACCACGCTCGATCCTAACCCTTATACCATTACCGCAAGGGTTGAAAACGTCTTAGGGGAAGTCATCGCGCAAGACACTCGCACTATTAATCTCATCAGTAATAATGTACTGTATCAAAAAAAACGTAAAGCGATTGCAGAAGCACAAAAGAAGCAAGCCAATCAACCTTGGTATAAAAAAATACTTTGA